A DNA window from Altererythrobacter sp. B11 contains the following coding sequences:
- a CDS encoding SMP-30/gluconolactonase/LRE family protein → MSVIRVAAGTGAALLLCAALAACSANTPGRAAPAPAVPQDIVIAGENVFPESITSDAAGNIYVGSGHGTIYRAAPGADTAQPWIRASAANTLNSLFGVLADDAGGRLWTCSNPDMFAGEKGASHLVAFELHSGEFIESLAFPEGRPTACNDIAVAANGTVYATDTASGRIFRRAPGGELELFADGQDLIGVDGIAFADDGTMYINNVRQNLVQRVELDSRGAYGGLTTLHLSQAVGGPDGLRPLGGHRFLQAEGTAGRVALVEVDGDRAQVTTLRDGLDSSAAVTRVGDVAYATEGKIRYRIDPALRGKDPGTFTIRAFALPEDL, encoded by the coding sequence ATGAGCGTCATTCGCGTGGCAGCCGGAACAGGCGCGGCCCTCTTGCTGTGCGCTGCCCTTGCCGCATGCAGCGCGAATACGCCCGGCCGCGCCGCGCCGGCACCGGCGGTGCCGCAAGATATCGTGATTGCTGGCGAAAATGTCTTTCCCGAAAGCATCACCTCCGACGCGGCAGGCAACATCTATGTCGGCAGCGGCCACGGGACGATCTATCGCGCCGCTCCGGGCGCCGATACGGCGCAGCCCTGGATCCGGGCTAGCGCGGCCAACACGCTCAATTCGCTGTTCGGCGTTTTGGCGGACGATGCCGGCGGGCGGCTCTGGACATGCTCCAACCCCGACATGTTCGCGGGCGAAAAGGGCGCCTCCCATCTGGTTGCGTTCGAGCTCCACTCTGGCGAGTTCATTGAAAGCCTCGCCTTTCCGGAAGGCCGACCCACGGCGTGCAACGATATCGCCGTGGCGGCGAACGGGACGGTCTACGCCACCGACACCGCATCGGGCCGCATCTTCCGGCGAGCGCCAGGAGGAGAGCTGGAACTGTTCGCGGATGGGCAGGACCTGATTGGTGTGGACGGCATCGCCTTCGCCGATGATGGGACGATGTATATCAACAATGTGCGCCAGAACCTCGTCCAGCGTGTCGAGCTGGATAGCCGCGGTGCTTATGGGGGCCTGACCACGCTCCACCTCTCGCAGGCGGTCGGCGGCCCGGACGGGCTGCGCCCTCTGGGTGGCCATCGCTTCCTCCAGGCCGAAGGAACGGCCGGGCGCGTGGCGCTGGTCGAAGTGGACGGTGACAGAGCGCAGGTAACCACGCTGCGGGACGGGCTGGATTCGTCAGCCGCGGTAACGCGCGTGGGTGATGTCGCCTATGCCACCGAGGGCAAGATCCGCTACCGGATCGACCCGGCGCTGCGAGGGAAGGATCCCGGCACCTTCACCATTCGCGCCTTCGCCCTGCCGGAGGATCTGTGA
- a CDS encoding nuclear transport factor 2 family protein: MMRRIMTSAVIAAALLPSVPAIAQASVEERIAAYRQRVERLEDQAEIEKLQSLYGYYFDKGMWSEVADLFADQGTFEYGQRGVYVGRQRIERALLLFGPEGLGPKRLNNHMQLQAVIEVAKDGRTATGRFQGPVMLSEPGAQARWGVGIYENRYVKKGGTWLIASLHFYPTAWTDYDQGWLKSQLPMEGPSALYPPDRPPTEVYRALPSNYIPPFSFRHPVTGEEITVVQPADDVVGRD; this comes from the coding sequence ATGATGCGCAGGATCATGACATCCGCCGTGATCGCTGCCGCCCTTCTGCCGTCCGTCCCTGCAATCGCACAGGCTTCGGTCGAGGAGCGGATCGCCGCCTATCGCCAGCGGGTCGAGCGACTGGAAGATCAGGCCGAGATTGAGAAGCTGCAATCGCTCTACGGCTATTATTTCGACAAGGGCATGTGGTCCGAAGTGGCCGACCTTTTCGCCGATCAGGGCACGTTCGAATATGGCCAGCGCGGCGTCTACGTCGGGCGGCAGCGCATCGAGCGGGCGCTGCTGCTGTTCGGCCCGGAAGGGCTGGGGCCTAAGCGGCTGAACAATCACATGCAATTGCAGGCGGTGATCGAGGTTGCGAAGGATGGCCGCACCGCCACGGGCCGTTTCCAGGGGCCGGTCATGCTGTCCGAACCGGGCGCCCAGGCAAGATGGGGCGTCGGCATCTACGAAAACCGATATGTGAAGAAAGGCGGGACATGGCTGATCGCCAGCCTGCATTTCTATCCGACCGCCTGGACCGATTACGATCAGGGCTGGCTCAAGTCGCAGCTGCCGATGGAAGGGCCGAGTGCGCTTTACCCGCCAGACCGGCCGCCGACCGAAGTCTATCGTGCCCTGCCGAGCAATTACATCCCGCCCTTCAGCTTCCGGCATCCGGTAACGGGCGAGGAAATCACCGTGGTGCAACCGGCGGATGACGTCGTGGGGAGGGACTGA
- a CDS encoding nuclear transport factor 2 family protein: MRRAILAAPAALLLVAGSAQAQDPQREIAELTERVKTLEGIRAIKNLQRAFGYYVDRGLWQQAADLFTDDGTIEIGADGIYRGRDRIAEYLRRLHGGQEGLIYGQLNEWITLQPAITMGPDGRTATARWRDLGMLGQYKHQASWRDGIYENSYVREDGVWKIDTLHLYVNFVAPYQKGWARLDEGEGVQRSQASLDLPPDIEPRGIPAPFPQRSVPPFSAPHPVTGKKVEVR; the protein is encoded by the coding sequence ATGCGCCGCGCCATCCTTGCGGCCCCTGCCGCGCTGCTCCTTGTCGCCGGCTCTGCGCAGGCACAGGATCCCCAGCGGGAGATCGCCGAGCTGACCGAGCGGGTGAAGACGCTGGAAGGCATCAGGGCGATCAAGAATCTGCAACGCGCCTTCGGCTATTACGTGGATCGGGGCCTGTGGCAGCAGGCGGCTGACCTGTTCACCGACGACGGCACGATCGAAATCGGCGCGGACGGCATCTATCGCGGGCGGGATCGGATCGCCGAGTATCTGCGCCGTCTGCACGGCGGGCAGGAAGGGCTGATCTACGGCCAGCTCAACGAATGGATCACCCTGCAGCCGGCCATCACCATGGGGCCGGATGGCAGGACAGCCACCGCGCGCTGGCGCGACCTGGGCATGCTCGGCCAGTACAAGCATCAAGCCAGCTGGCGCGACGGCATCTACGAGAACAGCTATGTGCGCGAAGACGGCGTGTGGAAGATCGACACGCTGCATCTCTACGTCAATTTCGTGGCTCCCTATCAGAAGGGCTGGGCGCGGCTTGACGAAGGCGAGGGCGTGCAGCGTTCCCAGGCCTCGCTCGACTTGCCGCCCGACATCGAGCCGCGCGGCATCCCGGCGCCTTTCCCGCAGCGTAGCGTTCCTCCCTTCAGCGCGCCGCACCCGGTAACCGGCAAGAAGGTGGAGGTTCGATGA
- a CDS encoding PQQ-dependent dehydrogenase, methanol/ethanol family, with the protein MNRWIRLAAPLWALFLASCVAADGPATVSAQANDALSAPAGEEWLMDGRTYSAQRYSPLTQIDRDNVATLGLAWYDDLGTYRGVEATPLYADGVLYNTLPFNITIAYDARTGKRLWTYDPETPREMGRYACCEPVSRGLALHGDKVIIATLDGRLIALDRKRGKPIWSTRTFGDNFPYTITGAPRVFGDKVVVGQSGGDFGVRGFVAAWNVETGKQEWKFFLTPGDWAAGPDGVASDPVMDMIRKTWFGTDYLQLGGGANPWDAIAYDPDLNLVYVGTGNATPHSRYYRSQNKGDNLFVCSIVALDADTGAYRWHYQMNPGEEWDWTCTQSMISADLEIDGKMRKVLMQAPKNGFFYVLDRETGEFISAAPHVYQNWNEGFDKQGRPVTSERVRYGFDPRLVAPGPGGAHNWFPMAYSPRTGLAYFPAYQSALVYALQPDWKPQPMRSNSGWGGYTGEVGKQRAKLQAEGNKLERAWLTAYDPVKQKIAWQHELPRHGNGGVLVTASDVVFEGTTKQTFTAFDARNGAVLWEFPTQSAPVAGAITYMLDGEQYIAINAGWGGGAAQIERGAGTEMPRAPARLLVFKLGGTQSLPPLPERASSPPAPPPLRAPEATVTRGAQLFAQTCSVCHGQNAIGGVADLRHMTPATHDRFEEIVLGGAYVDKGMAAFDDILDKEQVDAIHAYLIARANEDWGRNTQTE; encoded by the coding sequence ATGAACCGCTGGATCCGGCTTGCCGCACCCCTCTGGGCGCTTTTCCTCGCATCCTGCGTGGCCGCGGATGGTCCGGCGACCGTATCCGCGCAGGCCAACGATGCGCTCTCCGCCCCTGCGGGCGAGGAATGGCTGATGGACGGCCGGACCTATTCCGCGCAGCGCTACAGCCCGCTCACGCAGATCGACAGGGACAATGTCGCGACGCTCGGCCTCGCCTGGTATGACGATCTGGGCACCTATCGCGGGGTGGAAGCGACGCCGCTCTATGCCGATGGCGTGCTGTACAACACGCTGCCGTTCAACATCACCATCGCCTATGACGCCCGCACCGGCAAAAGGCTGTGGACCTACGATCCTGAAACCCCGCGCGAAATGGGCCGCTACGCCTGTTGCGAGCCGGTGAGCCGCGGCCTGGCGCTGCATGGGGACAAGGTCATCATCGCCACGCTCGACGGGCGCCTTATCGCGCTCGACCGCAAGAGGGGCAAGCCGATCTGGTCCACGCGGACCTTCGGGGACAATTTTCCCTACACCATCACTGGTGCGCCGCGCGTCTTCGGAGACAAGGTGGTGGTGGGCCAGTCGGGCGGGGACTTTGGCGTGCGCGGCTTCGTGGCCGCCTGGAATGTCGAGACCGGCAAGCAGGAATGGAAGTTCTTCCTCACCCCGGGCGATTGGGCCGCCGGACCGGATGGGGTCGCCTCCGATCCCGTCATGGACATGATCCGTAAGACCTGGTTCGGCACCGATTATCTGCAATTGGGCGGCGGGGCCAACCCTTGGGACGCGATCGCCTATGATCCCGATCTCAATCTCGTGTATGTCGGCACCGGCAACGCGACGCCGCATTCCCGTTACTACCGCTCGCAGAACAAGGGCGACAATCTCTTCGTATGCTCCATCGTCGCGCTCGATGCAGATACGGGCGCCTATCGCTGGCACTATCAGATGAACCCGGGCGAGGAATGGGACTGGACCTGCACCCAATCCATGATCAGCGCCGATCTCGAGATAGACGGCAAGATGCGCAAGGTGCTGATGCAGGCGCCCAAGAACGGCTTCTTTTACGTGCTCGACCGTGAAACGGGCGAGTTCATCAGCGCGGCGCCGCATGTCTACCAGAACTGGAACGAGGGTTTCGACAAGCAAGGGCGCCCCGTCACCAGCGAGAGGGTGCGCTACGGCTTCGACCCGAGGCTGGTGGCGCCCGGGCCGGGCGGCGCGCACAACTGGTTTCCCATGGCCTACTCCCCGCGTACCGGGCTGGCCTATTTCCCGGCCTACCAGTCGGCGCTCGTCTATGCCTTGCAGCCGGACTGGAAACCGCAGCCCATGCGCTCCAACAGCGGCTGGGGCGGCTATACGGGAGAGGTCGGCAAGCAGCGGGCGAAGTTGCAGGCAGAAGGCAACAAGCTGGAGCGGGCCTGGCTGACCGCATATGACCCGGTGAAGCAGAAGATCGCCTGGCAACACGAACTGCCGCGCCATGGCAATGGCGGCGTCCTGGTGACCGCGTCGGATGTGGTGTTCGAGGGCACGACGAAGCAGACCTTCACCGCCTTCGATGCGCGCAATGGTGCCGTGCTGTGGGAATTTCCAACGCAAAGCGCGCCTGTGGCAGGCGCGATCACCTACATGCTGGATGGCGAGCAATATATCGCGATCAATGCCGGTTGGGGCGGCGGCGCTGCGCAGATCGAGCGCGGCGCGGGCACGGAAATGCCGCGGGCGCCAGCCCGGCTGCTGGTTTTCAAGCTAGGTGGAACGCAGAGCCTGCCGCCTTTGCCCGAGCGGGCAAGCTCGCCGCCGGCGCCCCCGCCGCTCCGTGCGCCCGAAGCGACTGTGACGCGCGGCGCGCAGCTCTTTGCCCAGACCTGCTCTGTCTGCCACGGGCAGAATGCGATCGGCGGCGTCGCCGACCTGCGCCATATGACCCCGGCGACGCACGACCGATTTGAGGAGATCGTGCTGGGCGGGGCCTATGTGGACAAGGGCATGGCCGCCTTCGACGACATTCTCGACAAGGAACAGGTCGACGCAATTCACGCCTATCTCATCGCGCGGGCCAATGAGGACTGGGGCCGAAACACGCAGACCGAGTGA
- a CDS encoding nuclear transport factor 2 family protein, translating to MRRLAASTLLILGLAASLPASAQDEASVEDQLDALDRRITRLEDLNDIERLQRTYGYFVDKGQWTHLANLFAENATLEIGGKGIFIGKDRVLEYMQTAFGPDGAPKGIIANHMQFQPVVNVSPDGKTGWLRGRAFVMSSAGWGLPLYEDEFMKEDGVWKIARLSGPFTMYTNWEGWGKNALNNTWPDKFDPPPDLPPSTVYLTYPAYYIAPFHYPNPVTGEVFRPSPGQAGAYHHPPGTPEQESALNIGRLADGTQPIATPPEN from the coding sequence ATGCGCAGGCTTGCAGCATCCACCTTGCTGATCCTGGGCTTGGCCGCGAGCCTTCCCGCCAGCGCACAGGACGAAGCGAGCGTCGAAGACCAGCTCGACGCGCTCGACCGCCGCATAACCCGTCTCGAGGATCTGAACGACATCGAGCGGTTGCAGCGAACCTATGGCTATTTCGTCGACAAGGGCCAGTGGACCCATCTCGCCAATCTGTTTGCGGAGAATGCGACGCTGGAGATCGGCGGGAAGGGCATCTTCATCGGCAAGGATCGCGTCCTCGAATATATGCAGACAGCCTTCGGGCCCGATGGCGCCCCCAAGGGCATCATCGCCAATCACATGCAGTTCCAGCCGGTCGTCAACGTCTCGCCCGACGGCAAGACGGGCTGGCTTCGCGGGCGCGCCTTCGTGATGAGCAGTGCCGGCTGGGGCCTGCCTCTGTACGAGGACGAATTCATGAAAGAAGATGGCGTGTGGAAAATCGCGCGCCTTTCCGGCCCCTTCACCATGTACACCAACTGGGAGGGCTGGGGTAAGAACGCGCTCAACAATACCTGGCCGGACAAGTTCGACCCGCCGCCGGATCTGCCGCCGAGCACGGTCTACCTGACGTATCCGGCCTATTACATCGCTCCGTTTCACTATCCCAATCCGGTGACGGGAGAGGTCTTCCGGCCTTCGCCTGGGCAGGCCGGTGCCTATCATCACCCTCCCGGCACGCCGGAGCAGGAAAGCGCCCTCAATATTGGCCGCCTTGCCGATGGCACGCAGCCTATCGCCACTCCGCCAGAGAACTGA